The DNA window GCCACTGAACCCTCGCACCTCTGCTTCGCCGAGGGGCACCGAGGGAAAGCTCTCGCGGATTCGTTCCCATGTGCTCGGACTCATCACGATTGCCGTCTTGAACTCCTTCGTCAGTGACTCCAGGCGTGAAGCCAGGTTTACGGTCTCTCCAATCACCGAGTACTCCAGCCGTTCCGGCGAACCGACATTTCCGGCGGTCAGTATGCCGGTATGAATGCCGATTCCAATCTTCAGCCTGGGTTCTTCCGTCCCCATGATGGAGTTCAGCACGTCCACTTGCTCCAGCATCTGCAAGGCGCACTGCACAGCGCGGCAGGCATCCCCCTTCTCGCCCTGGCTCAACGGAACGCCAAAGATGACCATGATGCCGTCGCCAATGAATTTGTTGAGAAAGCCTTCATTGGCCTTGACGACTTCAGTCATGGCGGTGAGATACCGATTTAACCACGCCAGCACCTCGGCGGAGGGCCGCCCGGCCGTCAGGGCGGTGAAATTACGAATGTCGGAGAACAGGACAGTCGCCACCCGCTCCTCGCCGGCCAGTACGATTTCGCCTCGCCGCTTCCAGATTTCAGCCGCCACATCGGCGGACACGTACCTCTCGAACAGGTTCATCAATTGCCGGCGCTCGGCTTCACTGCGAACTTTGAGCCGCTGCTCTTCCAGGTAGCGATACCCGAACGCCATGGGCAGGCCGAACACCAGGCATGCCTCCGTGCTGACCAAAGGCACCCACAGCTGCTGATGCGAAAACAGCCATCCTGCGGCGGCAAGAACCCCAGCCGTCGCAGCCAGGAAGGCTGCCACCCCGAGCCACCACCGCACCCGCATCACGAGGAGAATCAGCACGGCCGCGAGCAGGAAATTCAGCGTCCATCGCAGCGGGACTGCCGTACGGCGTGGGAAGCGGCCGTCGAGCAGGCTGGCGATGGCCGCGGCGTGAATTTCCGCCCCCGAGAGGAGGCTGCGACCATTGCTCGAAGCTCGAAAGCGGAATGCCGGCGTGGAGAACAGGTCTTTGCCCATCTCGCTGCTCTGCCCGATCACCACGATTTTCCCCCGGAAGATGTTCGCATCGAACCCCGGTGCCAGCAGACGGCTGACCGGCACAACTGCCGCCGGAAGCGAGTTATGAAAATCAACCAGCGCGGAATAGGGGTGCTCTGTAGCGAGCGGAATATCGGCTGTGCCGAAGCGCAGAAAGCCGCTTCCCCCGGGACGCAGAGACTGTTCCGTGGCATAGGAAGCGACCGCCATTGGAAAGGCAAGCCGCTCGTAGCCTGGCTCGCGCAGCAACAGGTGCATCCGCCGGACTGTGCCATCGTCATCCTGGGGCAGATCGCCGAAGCCAACGCCCGCCGCCGCCGACTCGAATCCGGGCAGCGGCTCATTGCGCGACAGGCTCCCGAAACCACGTTCGCTGACCAGGATGACGTTGCCCGCCTGTGCCATGGTCGCAGCCAAATGCTGGTCGGCGGCGGAATCGCGCGGGCGGTCCAGGATGATGTCCAGGCCAATCACGGCGGGACTCCCGGCGCCGATCCTGCTGATCACTTCCGCCAACAGCGGCCGCGGAACTGGAAAGGCGTTCAGGGCCAATACGGATTGCTCGTCGAAATCAACGATGACAACTCTGTCGGATGGCGGGGCCGGCCCTCGCATCGCGATCAGGAAGTCGTAACCCTGCAGTTCGATGCCCTTCCAGAACGCGGTCTGCGCCAGGGCCAGAGCCAGGAGGCAAACCAACAATGCCAGCAGCACCGCAGCGATTGCAGTTCGAACCTGCATCCGGGCGACCTCTGAGCTCTACGTTGCCGGAAATGAACGGTCACCGGGAGACCCGGTGGTTGTGGATACTAGCTGATTCCGGAGGTCCTCACCACATCCTTATCTCCACCGTGCGGTCTTGCAACGCCGCGGTGTGTGCCGGCTCAGCCTGTGCCGGCGGCGCCTGGCGCTGCATCAGGTAGAAACACAACAGCAGCAGCACGACAATCGCCAGCGCCAGTAGCAGTGCGAACATCAGGCTGAACAGGTTCATGGCCGAGGTCCAGCCCAGGGGAGCGCGATGAAAGTCATGGCGATGAGCGGCGATCATGTTTCACCAGCCCGAGAACGATCCGAATTAAACCGGAGGGACGCGGAGGGTGCGCGTCCTTCTCGGGTCCTACCTCACAGTCATCACCGGGCAATGCGCGTCGCAAACCACGCGATGCGCTGTCGACCAGGGCAAATGCGTGGCCGCGAACACGGATTGCGAACGTAGGCCCATGACGATGAGGCTGGCATTCTGGGCGCGCGCCACCCGCACGATGATCTCGTCCGGGATGCCGACCTCAACAACGACGTCGGCTTTGCTGCCGGCGGGCACGACCTGCCGCAACTGCTCCCGCGCTTCCTCGCGCTCGCGCTCGACCCAGGCGGTCGCGTCGAAGTCTGCGTCCGGAACGGCGCTGGCCAGGACGTGAAGAAACGTCAGCGACGCCTGCTGCTGCTGCGCCAGCAAGGTGACATAGGGCAGCGCGTGCATAGACGTCGGCGAAAGATCGCTGGCGAACAGGATGCGACGCAGCCGGCCCTGCTCGAAACACTCGGGCGCAACGTGTGGCCCGACGGTCACCACCGGGCAAGGCGCACGCCGGAAGACCTCTTCGGCTACGGAACCGAGCACCAGCTTCTTCAGGCCTTCGCGCCCGTGCGTCCCGATGACCACCAATTCGATGTCATGTTGCTCAATCATGCCCTGCAGTACCAGCCACAGGTCTCCCTGGCCGAGCAGGGTTTCGCGTGCGATGCCGGCCATTTCCGGTGAGGACACCAGTTCCTTCATTCGAAACCGTGGATCCTTGGCGATCGTGACGGGGAACACCGGCGCGGCATCCATGGGGATGGGAGACATGGGGGCGAATGGGAGTACGTGCGCCAGGCATACGCTTCCCTTGGCCTGCCGCGCCAGTACGGCTGCGCAGTGCAGCGCCATCTGTGAACACGCCGAAAAATCGGTTGCGACCAGGATATTTTGCAGCGATACGAGGGGTGGCGAGCTTACGACTGCCATGGGACACCTCCTCCGGCATGGTGCGAGAGGCACCCGTTCTGCTACCTGGAATGGTAAGCGCTTCTTGGCGCATTCGCGGTGACGAACCGCACGGCAGCGTCGTCTCTGTCCTATTTCGGAACTGCGTCGGGACAGCCGCCGCCCATCCTATGAATACCTCGTTTTGAGGCTTCCCAGCCCGCTAGGAGGCCATGTAGGTTACTTTCGGGGGCTGTCACTCGGGACTTGGCACGGTTCCCGGGGCTGATATAGTTCGGCACAGCAGGCGCGGTGGGACATTGCGCCGGGTGCGAGTCTGACAGGGTTGGTTACAGACTCTTGGCAGATAGAGAGCGGTTCCGATCATGAGCCAGAGCGTTCCATCCAGCAGCGAACGTCAGTGGCGTGCGCGACGCCGCTACGCCCGGGTTCCCATCCTTGCTCCTGTGGACATTTACACCAAGGACACGGTCGGTCCGCCGGTGGTCGGCCGCATCGACAACCTGAGCGTGGGAGGAGTGCTCACGTCCTGCCGCGAGCGATTCGACCTGCAGACCGAATTGGCCATGCTGTTCCAGCTTCCCACTGGTTTTCGAATTCACGCTTTCGGCCGCGTCATCTACGTCGTGCCGCAACGGCATTTTGGGGTGGCATTCATTGATTTGGATCAAGAGGCCCGGCAGCATCTGGAAGAATTCACCCAGAAGATGCTTGGTTACGCCCGTCGCAGCAGTCGTGTGCCCTATCGTACGCACCTCACCATCCGGTCCGTGGACGGCGCCGGCCCGCACGAGGAGGAATCCGCGGATTCTGTGCTGGTAAGCAGAAATGGCGGTTTGCTGGTCTGTCGCACGGCCTACACCGTGGGGCAGGAGGTCTATCTCTGGTCACCGGAGCATAATTGCGGTGCGCGCGCGCGCGTTGTCTTTCAGCATGTGTGGGCCGCGGGCGGCTTGGTTGAGGTGGGAGTTGAGTTCCTGGCGGATGAGGATTTTTGGAAGGTCGACTTTGCCAGTGAATACGATTAGCTACTGGGGCCGCCGACTCCAACCGTTCACGCCAGCTTGAACTCCAGATGATGTTTCACGGCCGGCCATTCGGCAGCGACAATCGAGAAAACCACGGTATCGCGCAGACTGCCGTCGGCATACAGTTGGTGGCTCCGCAAGATGCCGTCCTGTTTCGCGCCCAGGCGCTCGATCGCGCGCCGGCTGGCATGGTTGAAGAATCCGGTGCGGAATTCGACCGCAATACACGCCAGGTCCTCGAACGCATGGGTCAGCAGCATGAGTTTGCATTCCGTATTGAGCGGCGTGCGCTGCGCCGATTTTGCGTACCACGTAGAACCGATTTCGACACGCCGGTACTTGGCGTCGATATTCATGTACGTCGTCATGCCGACGATCTTGCCGGTGGCCAGGCTACGCACCGTCCACGGCAGCATTGAGCCGGCCTGCTGCAGCTCCAGCCGGCGCTCGATTTCGGCGCGCATCCCTTCCGGCGATGGAACCGCGGTATACCAGAGTTTCCAGAGTTCGCCGTCACGCGTGGCTTCCACCAGGTCGTCGTGATGCGCGGCGGAAAGCGGTTCCAGGGACGCGTGCCGTCCGCGCAGAGTGATGGGGGCGGTGAAGGGAGTCATGTCGCATGCCTACCTCTCTCGGAGTCCTTATGAGTTTAGGGTCTCGATCCGCCCCGCTGCCATTCCCAAGACGGGTTCCTCACTTCCGCAGCGTGATGGTCGTCACTGCGCGTAAAGGGCGTTGCGTGCATCCTTAATTGTGGAGGGTGCTGCGATGACCAACCTTACGGCCATGACGCTTACATTGCTGCTTTTCGGCGCCCTGCTGGTCAGCGCTGTTTTTATCATTCTGTGGGGTGGTGGGCTGTCGTTGCGGCGACGCCAACCCAAGCCGCGCCGGCACCACGAGCATACGGAGCACCGCAAAGCGGCTTAACACCTGCCGCGGCATCGCCGTTGTCGGCCCCGTACGGGTGTTCTGTCCGGTATTCACTTCGCGGCGACGAAGTTTTTTCCCACGATCGCCTGTGCGTCCTTGGTGAGCATGAAGTCGAGGAAGGCCTTCACGTCGCCGGCAGGCGGGTCCTTCGTGACCAAGATGAGGGGGCGCTTCAGCGGATACGAACCGTCCTGCACCGCCGCCGTCGTCGGAGGCGCGCCGTCCACCGCGATCGCCCTCACACCCGGCACGGCAAACGACATGGAGGACGCCGCAATCGCGGTCTCATCCGTCGCTACGTCCTTCATGTAATCGGCGGCGTCCTCCCGTTCTTTCACCGGGCCGTAAGGCTCGCTGCCGAGCACCATGTCTTTGAACGCCTTCACCGTGGCGCGGCCGCCGGTGAGCTTTTCGCTGTACACGGTGATCGGCTTGTCTGGCCCGCCGAACACTTTCCAGTTGGTCGCCCGTCCGGCAAAGATTTCTTTCAATTGCGCGCGCGTCAGCGCCTTCACCGGGTTGCCGGCGTTGACGAACACTCCCATCGCGTCGTACCCGATCACCACGGCGCCCGCGACCTTGCTCTTTTCTGCCGGCGTCAATTCCCGGGCCACGCCGCCCAGGTCCACCCGACGCTCTTCCGCCGCGCGGAATCCGGCATCGGCGCCGGCGCCGCCAATCTGGCTGAAGGTCACGCCCGTGCGCGCCGCGAACAGCTTGGCCGCCTCCGGCATGATCTTGGTCCCGATGGTGGTCGCGCCTTCGTAGCTCAGCGTACGCGCGCCGGTTTTCTCCACCGCCTTGTTGGATGTTGCCTGTTGCATGTTCCCGCCTAACGCCGCCGTTGCCATCAACACGATAACGACAGCCGCGACCGCAAGAAGCTGCCTTCGGTTGCCCCACCCTTGTGCCGCGCGGGTGAGCCTGCCCCGAGCGCAGTCGAAGGGGCGGCACAGGGTGGGGGTCTTCAATGATGGACACTGATTTTCACGCACGCGCTCACCTGCCCGTTCCCGCGGCCGCCGGGCTCGCTTCGTCCGTGAACTGACGCTCCGGATGCATGGTGAACGACAAGATCGCTCCTACCAGGATCACGCCGATGGACACCTTGAACGGCAGCGTCCAGTTTCCTGTTCTCTGGATCAGGTAGCCGCCCACCACCGGCGACACAATCGCCGCCAGCGCCGACCCGGTGTTCATCAGCCCGCTCGCCGTGCCCGCGAATTTCGGCGCGATGTCCATCGGGATCGCCCACATCGGGCCGATCGTCATCTCGGCGAAGAAGAAGCCGAACGTCAGCGCCCACGCCACCACATTGATGTTGCGCGTATACATGAGCGGCACCATGGCAACGCCGCACAGGAACATCATCACCGCCACCATGTTGCAGCGCGCGAACCGCGGACTGTGCGTCTTCTCGAACAGCTTGTCGCTGACGATTCCGCCCAGCGTGTCGCCCACCACGCCGGCGAAGAACACGCCCGAAGCGAAGACCGCCGTCTTCTTCAGGTCGAGCTGGTACTGACCTTTGAAGAACGACGGGATCCAGCTCAGGAACAGCCACAGGATCCACCCGTAACAGAAATAGACAATGGTGACCGGGACCATGCGCTTGATCAGCGGTCCCCAGGGCACCTGCACTTTCGCCTTGGTGGCCGGCGTTGGCAGCGTCGCCAGTTCTTCCTGCGTGATGCCGGGGTGATCGCCGGGTTTGTCGCGGAAATAAAGTCCCCAGGCCAGCGCCCAGAACATGCTGATGCAGCCGATGATGAGGAACGAAGCGCGCCACGAAATCGCCGCGATCAGCGTCGCCACCACCCACGGCGTCAGCGAATTCCCCAGCCGCGAGAAGGCGTGCGTGAAGCCCTGCGCAAACCCGCGCCGTTCCTTCGATATCCAGTACGACATGGCGCGCGTTGCGGTCGGGAAGGTCGCGCCTTCGCCGAATCCCAGGATCACGCGGGCGACGAACAGGGCCACCATGCCGTGCACCAGGCCGGTGACGATGGTTGCGCCGGCCCAGATCAGGCCGCAGATGGTGAGCGCTTTCCTTGGCCCGAACTTGTCCGCTACCCAGCCGCCGATCACCTGGAACAGCAGGTAGGGATAGGCGAAGGCGGAGAACACCAGCCCGATCTGCACCTTGCTCAGCGGAATTTCCTTCAGGAACTGGTTGGACGCAACCACGGTACTGATATTGACCCGGTCAACGTAGGTCAGGAAGTACATCAGGCAGAGCAGTCCGAGCACGACGTTCGTCGCACGGACCAGACGTGGACGCATGGGGAATCTCTCCTGGTAACAACGAGAATTGAATCACCTGATAAAGACCGAAGAGCGAATCACCTGACCCTGGCGGGCGGAGTATGATGTGCCTGTTTTTCGCGGCAAGCAAGCGGATTTTGGGCGAAATATATTTCGCTCAGTGAAGTGATTTGCCAAAGGTTGGGTTTTCCGCACTACCGACTACCTCCCGTTTCGCTTGCATTTTCCTGTTCCCTATGTCGCAATAGCAGGTTCGCTATCATCCGACATCATCGCTTGTGAGGCACGCGTCATGACCTATCGCCCCGGCCGTCACTTCCTGCAAATTCCCGGCCCCACCAACGTTCCCGACCGCATCCAGCGCGCCATGCACGCCGCTGTCATGGACCATCGCGGTCCCGACTTCGCCCGCCTCGGCCACGAAGTCCTCGACGGCATCAAATCCATCTTCCGCACCTCCGGCACGGTGATCATCTTTCCGTCTTCCGGCAGCGGTGGCTGGGAAGCCGCCATCGTCAATACGCTTTCGCCCGGCGATAAGGTCCTGATGTATGAAACCGGCCAGTTCGCCACCCTGTGGCAGCAGGTCGCGCGCCGTCACGGGCTCGATGTGGAATTCGTTCCTAGCGACTGGCGCCATGGCGTTGATCCCGCCGACGTCGAGCGCCGCCTGCGCGAAGACGGCAATCACGCGTTCAAAGCCGTCATGATCGTGCACAACGAGACCTCCACCGGCGTCACCACTCGCGTTCCCGAAATTCGCAAGGCCATCAACGCCGCCAAGCATCCCGCGCTGTTCATGATTGACGCCGTCTCCTCGCTTGCCTCCTGTGAACTCAACCAGGACGCGTGGCAAGTGGACGTCGTCGTCTCCGGGTCGCAGAAGGGCCTGATGCTTCCTCCGGGATTGGCCTTCAACTCCGTATCCGAAAAAGCGCTCGCCGCCAACCAGACCGCGCGCCTCAGCCGCTCCTACTGGGACTGGCAGCAGATGCTCAAGGACAACGCCGCCGGCTACTTTCCCTACACGCCCGCCACCACTCTGCTCTACGGATTAAAGGAAGCCATCGCCATGCTGCACGAGGAAGGACTCGACAACGTCTTCGCGCGCCACAACCGCCACGCCGCCGCCACTCGTGCCGCCGTGGAAGGATGGGGACTGGAGAATCTCGCTCTCGATCCGCGAGAGTACTCCAGCTCCGTCACCGCCGTGCTCATGCCGCAAGGCCACGACGCCGACGCCTTCCGCAAGATCGCGCTCGAGAAATTCGACATGTCGCTCGGCGCCGGCCTCGGCAAGGTGAAGGGCAAGGTCTTCCGCATCGGCCACCTCGGCGACTTCAACGACCTGATGCTGATGGGCACGCTCTCCGGGGTTGAGATGGGGTTGCGCGCCGCCGGCGTCGCGCACAAGTCCGGTGGCGTGCAGGCCGCGATGGACGTGCTCAGCAAGCCCGCCGTTCCCGCCGCCGAAGGCGTGCTCGCGCGGTGAGGACTCGTAACCCGTTGTTGCCGACGGCCGATCGCCAATCGCCGCCAGCCGCCCCCGCAATTGTTACAAAAGATTTTACAAACCCCCGCCCGTAACCTTTTTCGATTGCCGTGGTCTACTACCACAGGCTTACTGTGTCCCGCGGATCCTGAGGATGGCTCCGCGGCGGGGGTTCACCATGAACAATCTGAATTCAGCGCTGAGGTTCCCCATGGATCGGCCATCTGTTCCGTCCGCTGATACTCAGCCCAAGTTCCTGCAGCGGTTTGTCGTCAAGCTCGACGCGCGCGTCTTTGCCGTTCCGGTCGAGCAGGTGGACTGGATCGAGTCGGCGGCCAACTACGTCCGCTTGCACGTCGGCCTCAGCACCCACCTGCTGCGCGCCACCATGGCGACCGTGGAAGGGTCGCTCGACCCGCGCCAGTTCATGCGCGTGCACCGCAATGCCATCGTCAACCTGTCGCGGGTGCAGCAGTTCCACATGCCCGCGCGCGGCAGCATGAGCGTCGTGCTGCGCGACGGAGCGCGCGTGCCCCTGAGCCGCGGCTATCAACCGGCGGTGCGCAAGATGCTGGAGCAGGCCGGACATGCGAAAAATTCTTTGCCGACTTCCGCCTCGACCGGCCATCCCATCAGTTGAGGTGTTTTCATGTCGGTCACGGCTTCGCCCTCGGCTCCTGCCATGCCCATCCCGGAACCGAAACTCGAAACCAAGGCGCCGCGCTATTCCATCGTCCTGGGTTCGCTTCCCATCCTGCTGTTTGAAACCGGGTGCGCGATCTTTGTCTTCGCCAACCGCATTTCCATTCTGACCACCGGCGCCGCCACCGGACTGGTGCTGCAAGCTTCCTGGCTTCATTCCGAGCTGGTGCGTCTGCCGCTGCTCGCACTAGCGGCCATCGGCTCGCTGTTCAACCTGTTCGTGCTCAGGAACGCGCGCCGGCTTCGCCGCCAGCCCGAGGCGCAATGGCGCATCAAGCCGCTGCGCTTCCGCGACAAGCTGCGCAACGGCATCGTGTTCTCCGCCTCCGTGCTGACGCTGTTCATGGTCCTATCCGAGCTCGTGCTCCATCCCAGCGTCTACCCCGGCTGGCATCACTAGACGGAAACGGAGACGACCCCAGGCTTCAGTCCCGCAGAGCCTGCCCTGAGCGAAGCCGAATGGGGACGTGCGCTGGTAGCCCAGAGCCTGCCCTGAGCGAAGTCGAAGGGGCGATAGCCATGGGTAAAACTTGGAAGATGATCCTGAGTCCCGTAGGTGTCTGTGTCATAGCTCGATTTCGCGCGTTGCAGTGGTCCAAAAGCGAACCGAAACCAGCCGCGGAGCGGCGAAATTCGTTAGCCCACCGCGGCAGCGGTGGGAAAAGTGGAACAGAACTCGTGAGCGCCAGCGGCGCGGCACGGCTATGACACAGACACCGTAGGGACGAAACGAAAAAAGAATTGGCCACGCAACCTCAGCCTCGCCCCGACGAGCAGGCGCTCATCGAACGCATCCGCGCCGGCGACTCCGAGGCTTTCTATGACCTGGTTCGGCCGCACGAACGCTCCATCTACGTCACCGCCTACTCCATTCTCCAGGATCCATCCGAAGCCGAGGACGTCGCCCAGGACACGGTCCTCAAGGCGTTCCGCAACCTGCACCAGTTCCGCGGCGACGCCCGCTTCGGCACCTGGCTGGTGACCATTGCCATCAACGAGTCGCGCATGCGCCTGCGCTCGCGCCAGCGCGTACGCCTGGAATCTCTGGACGCTCCCGACGATCCCGACTATGTTCCCATCCAACTCCGCGACTGG is part of the Terriglobia bacterium genome and encodes:
- a CDS encoding MFS transporter, with translation MRPRLVRATNVVLGLLCLMYFLTYVDRVNISTVVASNQFLKEIPLSKVQIGLVFSAFAYPYLLFQVIGGWVADKFGPRKALTICGLIWAGATIVTGLVHGMVALFVARVILGFGEGATFPTATRAMSYWISKERRGFAQGFTHAFSRLGNSLTPWVVATLIAAISWRASFLIIGCISMFWALAWGLYFRDKPGDHPGITQEELATLPTPATKAKVQVPWGPLIKRMVPVTIVYFCYGWILWLFLSWIPSFFKGQYQLDLKKTAVFASGVFFAGVVGDTLGGIVSDKLFEKTHSPRFARCNMVAVMMFLCGVAMVPLMYTRNINVVAWALTFGFFFAEMTIGPMWAIPMDIAPKFAGTASGLMNTGSALAAIVSPVVGGYLIQRTGNWTLPFKVSIGVILVGAILSFTMHPERQFTDEASPAAAGTGR
- a CDS encoding adenylate/guanylate cyclase domain-containing protein, whose product is MQVRTAIAAVLLALLVCLLALALAQTAFWKGIELQGYDFLIAMRGPAPPSDRVVIVDFDEQSVLALNAFPVPRPLLAEVISRIGAGSPAVIGLDIILDRPRDSAADQHLAATMAQAGNVILVSERGFGSLSRNEPLPGFESAAAGVGFGDLPQDDDGTVRRMHLLLREPGYERLAFPMAVASYATEQSLRPGGSGFLRFGTADIPLATEHPYSALVDFHNSLPAAVVPVSRLLAPGFDANIFRGKIVVIGQSSEMGKDLFSTPAFRFRASSNGRSLLSGAEIHAAAIASLLDGRFPRRTAVPLRWTLNFLLAAVLILLVMRVRWWLGVAAFLAATAGVLAAAGWLFSHQQLWVPLVSTEACLVFGLPMAFGYRYLEEQRLKVRSEAERRQLMNLFERYVSADVAAEIWKRRGEIVLAGEERVATVLFSDIRNFTALTAGRPSAEVLAWLNRYLTAMTEVVKANEGFLNKFIGDGIMVIFGVPLSQGEKGDACRAVQCALQMLEQVDVLNSIMGTEEPRLKIGIGIHTGILTAGNVGSPERLEYSVIGETVNLASRLESLTKEFKTAIVMSPSTWERIRESFPSVPLGEAEVRGFSGKLMLYGVKSERAVGVPS
- a CDS encoding aminotransferase class V-fold PLP-dependent enzyme: MTYRPGRHFLQIPGPTNVPDRIQRAMHAAVMDHRGPDFARLGHEVLDGIKSIFRTSGTVIIFPSSGSGGWEAAIVNTLSPGDKVLMYETGQFATLWQQVARRHGLDVEFVPSDWRHGVDPADVERRLREDGNHAFKAVMIVHNETSTGVTTRVPEIRKAINAAKHPALFMIDAVSSLASCELNQDAWQVDVVVSGSQKGLMLPPGLAFNSVSEKALAANQTARLSRSYWDWQQMLKDNAAGYFPYTPATTLLYGLKEAIAMLHEEGLDNVFARHNRHAAATRAAVEGWGLENLALDPREYSSSVTAVLMPQGHDADAFRKIALEKFDMSLGAGLGKVKGKVFRIGHLGDFNDLMLMGTLSGVEMGLRAAGVAHKSGGVQAAMDVLSKPAVPAAEGVLAR
- a CDS encoding LytTR family transcriptional regulator, giving the protein MDRPSVPSADTQPKFLQRFVVKLDARVFAVPVEQVDWIESAANYVRLHVGLSTHLLRATMATVEGSLDPRQFMRVHRNAIVNLSRVQQFHMPARGSMSVVLRDGARVPLSRGYQPAVRKMLEQAGHAKNSLPTSASTGHPIS
- a CDS encoding GNAT family N-acetyltransferase, which produces MTPFTAPITLRGRHASLEPLSAAHHDDLVEATRDGELWKLWYTAVPSPEGMRAEIERRLELQQAGSMLPWTVRSLATGKIVGMTTYMNIDAKYRRVEIGSTWYAKSAQRTPLNTECKLMLLTHAFEDLACIAVEFRTGFFNHASRRAIERLGAKQDGILRSHQLYADGSLRDTVVFSIVAAEWPAVKHHLEFKLA
- a CDS encoding universal stress protein, which encodes MAVVSSPPLVSLQNILVATDFSACSQMALHCAAVLARQAKGSVCLAHVLPFAPMSPIPMDAAPVFPVTIAKDPRFRMKELVSSPEMAGIARETLLGQGDLWLVLQGMIEQHDIELVVIGTHGREGLKKLVLGSVAEEVFRRAPCPVVTVGPHVAPECFEQGRLRRILFASDLSPTSMHALPYVTLLAQQQQASLTFLHVLASAVPDADFDATAWVEREREEAREQLRQVVPAGSKADVVVEVGIPDEIIVRVARAQNASLIVMGLRSQSVFAATHLPWSTAHRVVCDAHCPVMTVR
- a CDS encoding PilZ domain-containing protein, encoding MSQSVPSSSERQWRARRRYARVPILAPVDIYTKDTVGPPVVGRIDNLSVGGVLTSCRERFDLQTELAMLFQLPTGFRIHAFGRVIYVVPQRHFGVAFIDLDQEARQHLEEFTQKMLGYARRSSRVPYRTHLTIRSVDGAGPHEEESADSVLVSRNGGLLVCRTAYTVGQEVYLWSPEHNCGARARVVFQHVWAAGGLVEVGVEFLADEDFWKVDFASEYD
- a CDS encoding phosphate ABC transporter substrate-binding protein, producing MQQATSNKAVEKTGARTLSYEGATTIGTKIMPEAAKLFAARTGVTFSQIGGAGADAGFRAAEERRVDLGGVARELTPAEKSKVAGAVVIGYDAMGVFVNAGNPVKALTRAQLKEIFAGRATNWKVFGGPDKPITVYSEKLTGGRATVKAFKDMVLGSEPYGPVKEREDAADYMKDVATDETAIAASSMSFAVPGVRAIAVDGAPPTTAAVQDGSYPLKRPLILVTKDPPAGDVKAFLDFMLTKDAQAIVGKNFVAAK
- a CDS encoding sigma-70 family RNA polymerase sigma factor, with translation MATQPQPRPDEQALIERIRAGDSEAFYDLVRPHERSIYVTAYSILQDPSEAEDVAQDTVLKAFRNLHQFRGDARFGTWLVTIAINESRMRLRSRQRVRLESLDAPDDPDYVPIQLRDWREIPSQALERRELREALTRALAALNDKYREVLVLRDVQLLSVAETAAILGITPGNVKVRLLRARLQMRDRLVTELSGWHLKRKGK